The proteins below come from a single Halobacteriovorax sp. GB3 genomic window:
- a CDS encoding Ig domain-containing protein has product MKTINGIISTLFLVLLFQGCMPDSLTKFKEDPVTKQEEGATDDGPDLTNCDQGIDPVCTPPIGITYPLSTLNLNIYEDMASQLQDDNDGLNLSDGFNPSLIGGVDKIENYLSYSISPDLFTNTGLGFNTKTGEISGSANKYSAQQVYTITLKHSSYSSPVATYSMTIGTGTEITDLQIGDNVGTNYQLSVTNTSAFYYDPVTPSNSDILVSNKGSFSRITDIDPASATVNVSLTNSRIVKPGEYLDNSKDPSNNPIYVTAKAEVREAVILLETGTLYSFFPTIFSSTGVDPNSTPNEGPAISFHISPGLPPGLSLDSQSGAISGTPTSNTVAQTYTYSAFHSGIEKTTTTTFKLKVGNLNSSNSFTYNNPVNGKLLVKLSDPASFISDASSKTFTSIASNNGLVGQIDYLNGQDAYVTVTTSGPTFTANEPVDNRTAYVAQKTTTLYSYTIYETGQDFTFSPTLDSTLSNLDDEQKVTYTVSPNLPGLATGVKFLTKARCIDTSITSSATCSSGTWVDNLCARALSQVSCTGGSLQWYPGGTITGASEIDLIPTEFTITATGNDGTSISTNLSLAIGDSPKNLTTNRNTLLQVNNASIFGEGDYVTSRDNAAIGIVMASDTVNNLLEVKIIKGRFTPGVDIDNHKAFGNAATFVTNSTDAIVQYNAKFALSNTTNFSSTKGSNDIYIDATNRGVINKIVSSNVYVSIVEGDFLEGSTVLCAAGCSATISSVSANNLRFSFSISPSASVGDDFNSTNTKIAQINEIAGAVAIASPKEGVFQVADSVDFANYYVGPADGTVSTIETTPTFYTNRGEDEEIRIYMDSTNYSDTKIDFKPTLPTGITVDQDQKKFTGSSSTFVSKTSYTIYAYNQYGYTTHTFDWKVNDHVTLKSTTSAFTYNLHKAGFGHGNSPCRILRDELDSTNPKEIDCYLDAGEQELYSKGLETQITFGNDMCQFIEELPYFYYSYQPGATQPTNTVAVINEGESDCYNGTNTTYVGAYAVGAAGNYTTDHLGSAVIVDPKTAFCSFNYKTESSPWYPDCDTGQYGQVGFTWAKFSFRCMNAGSETSETDAISCYQAYGACSNTSYDNYDECVNNAATWTTSATHNDPSITTGYSAAVATQVANDEMPAIDTSSLSGNVDGCYIKEVATEDPADCGGKLSACVSGALRGVVSSDQIDDANQFGILHILSNGTPINSNYGNPFDNHTEYRKNTTMYLANFYGAASSSTAACLDSANPYKINQTVYTSPNGDANATHMFAGTRSIYKYSCKNGAGDDLGVINLFVRDWDVDFKVSDGVDEVFPTRMDSATGLDDILDIDSGGLITGNFCATPPSAGNINNTTAPFNSLFPETSE; this is encoded by the coding sequence ATGAAAACGATAAATGGAATTATTTCGACACTCTTTTTAGTACTATTATTTCAAGGATGCATGCCTGACAGCCTTACCAAATTTAAGGAAGACCCTGTCACAAAGCAAGAAGAAGGTGCAACTGACGATGGACCAGATCTCACGAATTGTGATCAAGGTATCGATCCAGTTTGTACACCTCCAATTGGGATAACCTACCCACTCAGTACACTCAATTTAAATATCTATGAGGATATGGCCTCACAACTGCAAGATGATAACGATGGTCTAAACCTATCAGATGGATTTAATCCTTCACTCATAGGTGGTGTTGATAAAATCGAAAACTATCTAAGCTATTCGATTAGTCCTGATCTTTTCACTAATACTGGTCTTGGTTTCAATACAAAGACAGGTGAAATTTCAGGTTCAGCCAATAAGTACTCTGCACAGCAAGTTTATACAATTACGCTAAAGCACAGTTCATATAGTAGCCCCGTGGCGACTTATTCTATGACAATCGGAACAGGAACTGAAATTACTGACCTTCAAATTGGAGACAACGTTGGAACAAATTATCAACTATCAGTAACGAATACTTCGGCCTTCTATTATGATCCAGTCACTCCTTCAAATAGTGACATCCTTGTATCAAATAAAGGTTCATTCTCTCGTATCACTGATATTGATCCAGCTTCTGCCACTGTCAATGTCTCACTTACAAACTCTAGAATTGTAAAACCAGGTGAATATTTAGATAACTCTAAAGACCCTTCTAATAATCCAATCTATGTAACAGCTAAAGCTGAAGTACGTGAAGCTGTCATCTTATTGGAAACGGGAACACTTTATTCTTTCTTCCCAACTATTTTTTCATCTACAGGTGTCGATCCAAACTCTACACCTAATGAGGGACCAGCTATTTCATTTCACATCTCTCCGGGTCTCCCACCAGGTCTTAGCCTCGATTCTCAATCGGGTGCTATTTCTGGTACACCAACATCGAACACGGTTGCCCAGACTTATACGTACTCAGCTTTTCACTCAGGAATTGAGAAAACGACAACGACAACATTTAAACTCAAAGTTGGAAATTTAAATAGTAGCAACTCGTTCACTTACAATAACCCAGTAAATGGAAAGCTTCTTGTTAAACTATCTGATCCAGCTAGCTTCATCTCAGATGCCTCTAGTAAAACATTTACGAGTATTGCTTCTAACAATGGCCTCGTTGGTCAAATCGATTATCTAAATGGACAAGATGCTTATGTAACAGTAACAACTTCAGGTCCGACATTTACTGCTAATGAACCTGTCGATAACAGAACTGCTTATGTAGCACAAAAGACGACAACTCTTTATTCTTATACGATTTATGAAACGGGACAAGACTTTACCTTCTCACCGACTTTAGACTCTACTCTTTCAAATCTAGATGATGAACAAAAAGTAACTTATACAGTTTCGCCAAATCTTCCAGGACTAGCGACAGGAGTTAAATTCCTAACAAAAGCTAGGTGTATTGATACATCAATTACAAGCTCTGCCACTTGTAGCAGTGGTACATGGGTAGATAATCTCTGTGCACGAGCACTATCACAAGTAAGTTGTACAGGTGGTTCTCTTCAATGGTATCCAGGTGGAACGATTACAGGAGCCTCTGAAATTGATCTGATTCCAACTGAATTTACAATTACGGCAACTGGAAATGATGGTACTTCAATCTCTACAAACCTCAGTCTAGCGATTGGAGATAGCCCAAAGAACCTAACGACAAATAGAAACACTCTTCTTCAGGTTAATAATGCAAGTATCTTTGGAGAAGGTGATTATGTAACGTCGAGAGATAATGCGGCCATCGGTATTGTCATGGCCAGCGACACTGTTAACAATCTTTTAGAAGTAAAGATTATCAAAGGCCGCTTCACTCCTGGCGTTGATATTGATAATCACAAAGCATTTGGTAATGCTGCGACGTTTGTTACAAACTCAACTGATGCCATTGTTCAATACAATGCGAAGTTCGCTCTTAGTAACACAACGAATTTTTCAAGTACAAAAGGTTCAAATGATATTTATATTGATGCCACTAACCGTGGTGTCATTAATAAAATCGTTTCGAGTAATGTCTACGTCTCAATTGTTGAAGGCGATTTTCTTGAAGGAAGTACAGTTCTTTGTGCCGCCGGATGTAGCGCGACAATCAGCTCTGTATCAGCTAATAATTTAAGATTTAGCTTCAGTATTTCTCCATCAGCAAGTGTTGGTGATGACTTCAACAGTACAAACACTAAGATAGCTCAAATAAATGAAATTGCCGGAGCGGTTGCGATCGCTTCTCCTAAAGAAGGTGTTTTCCAAGTTGCTGACTCTGTCGACTTTGCTAACTATTATGTTGGGCCAGCCGATGGAACAGTTTCAACAATTGAAACAACTCCTACTTTCTATACAAATAGAGGGGAAGATGAAGAGATCCGTATTTACATGGACTCGACAAATTATAGCGATACAAAAATTGACTTCAAGCCAACACTACCAACAGGCATTACAGTTGATCAGGATCAAAAGAAATTTACAGGTTCGTCTTCAACATTTGTCTCAAAAACAAGTTATACAATTTATGCCTATAACCAATACGGTTACACGACTCACACTTTCGATTGGAAGGTTAATGATCACGTAACACTTAAAAGTACAACAAGTGCCTTTACTTATAATTTACATAAAGCTGGTTTTGGCCACGGAAATTCGCCATGTAGAATTCTAAGAGACGAACTTGATTCGACAAACCCAAAAGAGATTGATTGTTATCTCGATGCTGGAGAACAAGAACTTTACAGTAAGGGTCTTGAAACTCAAATTACTTTTGGTAATGATATGTGCCAATTTATAGAAGAGCTTCCTTACTTCTACTATAGCTATCAACCAGGTGCGACTCAGCCGACCAACACAGTTGCTGTTATCAATGAAGGCGAGTCAGATTGTTATAATGGAACAAATACGACCTATGTTGGTGCTTATGCCGTAGGTGCTGCTGGAAACTACACGACAGACCACTTAGGTTCTGCTGTTATCGTAGACCCAAAGACAGCATTCTGCTCATTCAACTACAAAACAGAGAGTAGTCCTTGGTATCCAGACTGTGACACTGGTCAATATGGTCAAGTAGGATTCACATGGGCAAAATTTAGCTTCCGCTGTATGAACGCGGGATCAGAAACAAGCGAAACAGATGCTATTAGCTGTTACCAAGCCTACGGCGCTTGCTCTAATACGTCTTATGATAACTACGATGAATGTGTTAATAACGCCGCTACTTGGACGACTTCAGCAACACATAATGATCCATCAATCACAACTGGATACTCAGCAGCGGTAGCAACTCAGGTTGCTAACGACGAAATGCCAGCGATTGATACATCTTCTCTCTCAGGTAACGTTGATGGTTGTTACATTAAAGAAGTCGCAACAGAAGATCCTGCAGATTGCGGTGGAAAACTTTCGGCCTGCGTATCAGGAGCTCTAAGAGGTGTTGTTTCTTCCGACCAGATCGATGATGCAAATCAATTTGGAATACTCCATATTTTATCAAATGGAACACCAATTAATAGTAACTATGGAAACCCATTTGATAACCACACAGAGTATAGAAAGAATACGACAATGTATTTAGCAAACTTTTATGGAGCGGCTTCATCATCAACTGCTGCTTGTTTAGACAGTGCAAACCCTTATAAAATCAATCAGACCGTATACACATCTCCAAATGGTGATGCAAATGCTACTCACATGTTTGCCGGTACGCGCTCAATTTATAAGTACAGTTGTAAAAATGGTGCTGGTGATGATCTAGGAGTTATCAATCTCTTTGTAAGAGATTGGGACGTCGATTTTAAAGTCTCTGATGGTGTCGATGAAGTTTTCCCTACGAGAATGGATTCGGCAACTGGACTAGATGATATTTTAGATATTGATTCAGGAGGATTGATCACAGGTAACTTCTGTGCAACACCTCCATCAGCTGGAAATATTAACAATACGACTGCACCGTTTAATAGTCTTTTTCCAGAGACTTCTGAATAG
- the rimO gene encoding 30S ribosomal protein S12 methylthiotransferase RimO has product MSDVSTQDKKFLDKTVFFSSLGCSKNLVDSQVMLGYMGLDGFSIVPEPDNAEVIIVNTCSFIEASKKESIDTILELADFKNEEEGRCKALVVSGCMAQRYSDQLEENLPEVDMFIGTGEYNKIVPLLKALEDGKLEKKSFVEIPKFIHTEFDPRLNTSPFYTAWLKISEGCNRNCTFCIIPTLRGRLRSRTVESLVEEAKKLSENGVRELNLISQDLSDYGVDLSDENNLFELLGGLESVDGVDWIRLFYFYPDELTDTVIEKMATSQKVCKYLDMPVQHFSDHVLKRMNRKITGEKIHERISKLRERIPGIVLRTSIIVGFPGESDEDFELLLEGIKKARFNHLGIFRYSDEEGTPAFRLKDKVPQEVIEERFDRLYEAQREIARELNQEFLGKKIDVLIEGEHPETELLIQGRHFGQAPDIDGNVIINDMNGFDLQEGDLVEVEVTEVLDFDLVGTIISKK; this is encoded by the coding sequence ATGTCAGACGTAAGTACTCAAGATAAAAAGTTTTTAGATAAAACTGTATTCTTTTCTTCACTTGGTTGTTCAAAGAACCTTGTCGATTCACAAGTCATGCTCGGTTATATGGGTCTAGATGGATTTTCAATTGTTCCTGAGCCAGATAATGCTGAAGTTATCATTGTTAATACTTGTTCATTTATTGAAGCTTCAAAGAAAGAGAGTATCGATACGATTCTTGAACTTGCTGACTTTAAAAATGAAGAGGAAGGAAGATGTAAGGCCCTTGTCGTTTCTGGTTGTATGGCCCAAAGATATTCTGATCAACTTGAAGAGAATCTCCCTGAAGTTGATATGTTTATCGGAACAGGAGAATACAATAAAATTGTACCTCTTTTAAAAGCACTAGAAGACGGAAAGCTTGAAAAGAAGTCTTTTGTTGAAATCCCAAAATTTATTCACACTGAATTTGATCCGAGATTAAATACATCTCCATTTTATACGGCTTGGTTAAAAATCTCTGAAGGTTGTAATAGAAATTGTACATTTTGTATCATTCCAACACTTCGAGGAAGATTGAGATCAAGAACAGTTGAGTCTCTTGTAGAAGAGGCGAAAAAACTTTCAGAAAATGGAGTAAGAGAACTCAATCTAATCTCCCAAGATCTATCGGACTACGGTGTCGATCTTTCTGATGAGAATAATCTTTTCGAACTTCTTGGTGGCCTTGAGAGTGTCGATGGCGTTGATTGGATTAGATTATTTTATTTTTATCCTGATGAGTTAACGGATACAGTTATCGAAAAAATGGCTACATCACAAAAAGTGTGTAAGTACCTTGATATGCCAGTTCAGCATTTCTCTGACCATGTTTTAAAGAGAATGAATCGTAAAATTACAGGAGAAAAAATTCACGAGAGAATCTCTAAACTTCGTGAGCGTATTCCTGGAATTGTTCTTCGAACTTCTATTATCGTTGGGTTCCCTGGTGAATCTGATGAAGACTTTGAACTACTTCTTGAAGGGATCAAAAAGGCGAGATTCAATCACTTAGGTATTTTCCGTTATTCAGATGAAGAGGGGACACCGGCATTTAGATTGAAAGATAAGGTTCCACAAGAAGTGATCGAAGAGCGCTTTGATCGTCTGTATGAAGCGCAGAGAGAGATTGCTAGAGAGCTTAATCAAGAGTTTCTTGGTAAGAAAATTGATGTTCTTATTGAAGGAGAGCATCCTGAAACTGAACTTCTCATTCAAGGACGCCATTTTGGGCAAGCACCTGATATTGATGGTAATGTAATTATCAATGATATGAATGGATTTGATCTTCAAGAGGGTGACCTCGTTGAAGTTGAGGTCACTGAAGTTCTTGATTTTGATTTAGTTGGTACAATTATTTCTAAGAAATAA
- a CDS encoding transglycosylase SLT domain-containing protein encodes MHKSIYFILALLVSCSHHGLEVPPSKDRILSLWKEPNVDLKELNENEKAALVLKKAKKDNYQNCFDLISLSKRNDFPLSKLATLKSIENCDLPEEKLVQIWQQEDEIPNWLKKRFNEVSLELANKHSLVDYQAKFSLKVIKDKRLQKEREEVLLAAISSAKRAKNIEALNDLTEKLYDVAPRYNKVITKENIYSVARDFERNRSFKKARNLYTKIIRYRNYTIDEKVKAWNRLRLSHKIERDKKTYLKETARMVSFLKKYYRKNRNSKVHHYLVDSIITLSRAQWTEHMRSKAERTLKDLNKRYNPDNKELAKSYWLLGSMRLEAKDFKKSRYFYEKAFELDPKSENIAWSLGWNLYTDKNFNEAKKLFSRYVEENPDTQRFRFWLAKTHLHLKENDEAEDLFKEIISIDPMEYYSFLSHLELNKEIDPIDSFDEITALEDTTFEWLYSLGEIDIAKDYLKSMRRVWKGEKRIASLPLYERVGYYDAMISQVYSIPSEDRKDLLLENPTFAFPKPFKQEVEKASKKFNVAPELIYAISRQESGFNQHARSWADAFGVMQLIPEKAKVLGQRYKIPYKDHYDLFTPKTNVLLGASLLGELQKRFNGKFPLYVASYNASGQAVKRWYDERFDGDFIEFIEMIPYAETRKYVKLVLRNFFIYKKMNAEDDIVFNRSFFTSES; translated from the coding sequence GTGCATAAATCGATATATTTTATTTTAGCCCTTTTGGTCTCATGTTCGCATCATGGCCTCGAGGTCCCTCCCTCTAAAGATCGCATTCTCTCTCTTTGGAAAGAGCCTAATGTAGACCTTAAAGAATTAAATGAAAATGAAAAAGCTGCTCTTGTTCTAAAGAAGGCCAAGAAAGATAATTATCAAAACTGCTTTGATCTCATTTCACTTTCTAAGAGAAATGACTTTCCTCTTTCAAAGTTAGCGACGCTTAAATCAATAGAAAATTGTGATCTGCCAGAAGAAAAGCTTGTTCAAATTTGGCAACAAGAGGACGAGATTCCAAATTGGTTGAAAAAGAGATTTAATGAAGTCTCCCTTGAACTAGCTAACAAGCATTCTCTTGTCGATTATCAGGCTAAGTTTTCTTTGAAAGTTATTAAAGACAAAAGACTTCAAAAAGAACGTGAAGAAGTTCTGCTTGCTGCGATCTCATCAGCTAAAAGAGCAAAAAATATTGAAGCACTCAATGACTTAACAGAAAAGCTTTACGATGTTGCTCCAAGATATAACAAAGTCATTACTAAAGAGAATATTTATTCCGTTGCCAGAGACTTTGAGCGTAATCGCTCTTTCAAGAAAGCGAGAAATCTCTACACTAAAATTATCCGCTACAGAAACTATACGATAGATGAAAAAGTGAAGGCATGGAATAGACTTCGTCTTTCACATAAAATCGAAAGAGATAAGAAAACATATCTTAAAGAAACGGCAAGAATGGTGAGTTTCCTTAAGAAGTACTACCGTAAAAACAGAAACTCAAAAGTTCATCACTACCTCGTAGATAGTATCATTACTTTATCTCGAGCTCAGTGGACTGAGCATATGCGCTCTAAGGCCGAAAGAACTCTAAAAGATCTCAATAAGAGATACAACCCAGACAACAAAGAACTGGCAAAGTCTTATTGGCTACTAGGCTCTATGAGACTGGAAGCTAAGGACTTCAAGAAATCACGCTACTTCTATGAAAAGGCCTTCGAACTCGATCCTAAATCAGAAAATATAGCTTGGTCACTTGGGTGGAATCTCTATACTGATAAAAATTTTAATGAAGCTAAAAAACTATTTTCTCGTTATGTCGAAGAAAATCCTGATACTCAACGCTTCAGATTCTGGCTCGCGAAAACTCATCTTCACCTTAAAGAAAATGATGAGGCAGAAGACTTATTTAAAGAAATCATCTCAATCGACCCAATGGAGTACTACTCTTTTCTCTCACATCTTGAGTTGAATAAAGAGATTGATCCAATTGATAGCTTTGATGAAATTACAGCTCTTGAAGATACAACATTTGAATGGCTCTACTCACTTGGCGAAATTGATATTGCAAAGGACTATCTCAAATCAATGAGAAGAGTATGGAAGGGAGAAAAAAGAATTGCTTCACTTCCTCTCTATGAACGAGTTGGATATTATGATGCAATGATTTCTCAGGTCTATTCTATTCCATCAGAAGATAGAAAAGACTTACTTTTAGAGAATCCAACTTTTGCTTTCCCTAAGCCTTTCAAGCAGGAAGTTGAAAAAGCTTCTAAGAAATTTAATGTCGCACCAGAACTTATCTATGCTATTTCAAGACAAGAGTCTGGATTCAATCAACATGCAAGAAGCTGGGCCGATGCTTTTGGCGTCATGCAATTAATCCCTGAAAAAGCAAAGGTTCTTGGTCAACGTTACAAGATTCCATATAAAGACCACTATGATCTCTTTACACCTAAAACAAATGTTTTGTTAGGAGCATCACTTTTAGGTGAGCTACAAAAGAGATTCAATGGAAAGTTTCCTCTCTACGTCGCCAGCTATAATGCCAGTGGGCAAGCCGTTAAAAGATGGTACGATGAAAGATTTGATGGAGATTTCATAGAGTTTATCGAAATGATTCCTTATGCCGAGACAAGAAAATATGTAAAACTCGTTTTAAGAAATTTCTTTATCTATAAAAAAATGAATGCTGAAGATGATATTGTATTTAACAGAAGCTTTTTCACCTCAGAATCTTGA
- a CDS encoding LolA family protein encodes MTKLIIATFLLSFDVLAFMPKSFEANFKQENISKRKRRSRRAAPKIIEGKVQYKFPGHIRFDVTSKDNKLTYVSNNKTTWYYTPAYTEKEQGQVTIQTAKANPLHLLFDVLKNGLKSNEFYNVKIDGEKAHLTFSKDFSSKLDIATAEITFKEKKEFSHIQKIDLSYSRGKVVSFQFGGIKENVGLSSDVFNFKIPKNTKQIHR; translated from the coding sequence ATGACTAAATTAATTATTGCTACATTTTTATTGAGTTTTGATGTTCTGGCATTCATGCCAAAGAGCTTCGAAGCAAATTTTAAACAAGAAAATATCTCAAAAAGAAAAAGACGTTCTAGAAGAGCTGCACCAAAAATTATTGAAGGAAAAGTTCAATATAAATTTCCTGGGCATATTCGTTTTGATGTTACATCTAAAGATAATAAATTAACTTACGTAAGTAATAATAAAACGACTTGGTATTATACTCCTGCTTATACAGAAAAAGAGCAGGGACAAGTGACTATTCAAACAGCTAAGGCCAACCCTTTACACCTTCTCTTTGATGTCTTGAAGAATGGGCTGAAGTCGAATGAGTTTTATAATGTTAAAATTGATGGAGAGAAAGCACACTTAACGTTCTCTAAGGATTTCTCTTCGAAATTAGATATTGCTACGGCTGAAATTACATTTAAAGAGAAGAAAGAGTTTTCTCATATTCAGAAAATTGATCTTTCTTATTCAAGAGGAAAAGTTGTTAGCTTTCAATTCGGTGGTATTAAAGAAAATGTCGGATTATCATCAGATGTCTTTAATTTCAAAATTCCAAAAAATACTAAACAGATTCATCGCTAA